In the Gossypium arboreum isolate Shixiya-1 chromosome 10, ASM2569848v2, whole genome shotgun sequence genome, one interval contains:
- the LOC108467855 gene encoding transcription factor MYB16-like, giving the protein MGRSPCCDKVGLKKGPWTPEEDQKLLAYIEEHGHGSWRALPAKAGLQRCGKSCRLRWTNYLRPDIKRGKFSMQEEQTIIQLHALLGNRWSAIATHLPKRTDNEIKNYWNTHLKKRLAKLGIDPITHKPKSDALLSIDSQSKSAANLSHMAQWESARLEAEARLVRESKLRSHSHSFQHRLTRPPTAAFASSAGELVNKTAWNSTAGWSKSSEVNNGVVNNGFGDLESPKSTLTSSENGVGLSSMGMPDFVGTASASSEIKQEGEQEWKGFGSSTNLAMENGFNDIGNAMEDGFINLLLNDSTDPSLSDSGKESDGNSGDGIARDDHYEDNKNYWNSILDLVNSSPSDSPMF; this is encoded by the exons ATGGGGAGATCACCTTGCTGTGACAAAGTGGGGTTGAAGAAAGGACCATGGACACCAGAAGAAGATCAGAAACTCTTAGCTTACATTGAAGAACATGGTCATGGAAGCTGGCGTGCCTTGCCGGCCAAAGCCG gtCTTCAAAGATGTGGAAAGAGCTGCAGGCTTAGATGGACTAATTATCTCAGACCTGATATTAAGAGAGGAAAGTTTAGCATGCAAGAAGAGCAAACTATCATTCAACTTCATGCCCTTTTAGGGAACAG GTGGTCGGCTATAGCCACTCACTTGCCAAAGCGAACAGATAATGAGATAAAAAACTACTGGAATACTCATCTTAAGAAAAGGTTAGCCAAATTGGGGATTGATCCGATCACTCACAAGCCAAAATCTGATGCTTTACTCTCCATTGATTCTCAATCCAAGAGTGCAGCAAACCTTAGCCATATGGCTCAGTGGGAAAGTGCTAGGCTTGAAGCTGAAGCTAGATTGGTTCGAGAATCAAAGCTACGTTCACATTCACATTCATTTCAACACCGCCTGACTCGTCCACCAACAGCAGCTTTTGCTTCTTCAGCCGGTGAGCTTGTGAATAAGACAGCTTGGAACAGTACTGCCGGGTGGAGTAAATCCAGTGAAGTTAATAATGGTGTTGTAAACAATGGATTTGGTGACCTCGAATCTCCCAAATCAACACTTACTTCCTCAGAAAATGGGGTTGGATTGAGTTCAATGGGTATGCCAGATTTTGTTGGCACTGCATCAGCTTCATCTGAGATCAAACAAGAAGGTGAACAAGAATGGAAAGGCTTTGGAAGTTCAACTAATTTGGCCATGGAGAATGGGTTCAATGATATTGGAAACGCAATGGAGGATGGCTTCATTAACCTTCTTCTCAATGATTCCACCGACCCCAGTTTATCAGATAGTGGCAAAGAATCTGATGGAAACAGCGGTGATGGTATTGCCAGAGATGATCACTATGAAGATAACAAGAATTATTGGAACAGCATTCTTGATTTGGTGAATTCTTCCCCATCGGATTCACCAATGTTCTAA